TGGTCATAGAACTTTATCCTTCCTGGGCCAGCTTGGCCCGTACTTTTTCCACCAGTTTCATGAACCGGCGGCCATACTCCAAGTAATTGCCGTATTTAACTTCATCTTCCGACTGAACCGCGTCGTTGTGATAAACAACCGCCAGATGCGGCTCGATGGAAAAACCGCCGTCATACCCGCGCTTCAGCAAATCTTTAACAATTCTTTCCACATCGCCATCTCCTTCACCGGGAAAGGTATGTTCCGCCGCAGGGAAAATGCCATCCGTCTCCCCGATGTATCTGGCATCTTTGATATGAACGTAATGGACAAATTCTTTTACATTTGTGTAAAACTCCCAGGAGCTTTGTTTGCGGTAAGGTTTGGAGCCAATTCGGCGATAAGTAAAAACCGGGTTGCCCGTATCAAAGACCAGTTTAAAGTTGGGCGAGTTGACGTTATCCAAAAGCTTGAGGGTGTGCTCGTGCGACAACCCCCCATAATTCATACAGTTTTCATGCACATAGATAACCCCCGCCTCCTCACACAGTTTAACCAGATACTTCACCTTCTCAAAAATAATCTTTTCCAGGGCCGGGCTGTCCGGCTCTTCATCTCTGGTCACGGCAAAGCTCATTCCCCGGAGCATCTTTGTGCCCAGTTGGCACATGCGGGGAATCGCCCGTTTGAGGGCAGTCACACTGTATTGAAAATCCTCCTCGCAACGCGGGTCTTTGCTCCAATTGGCAATGGCGCTGCCAAAACAGTTAATGTTGACCTTCGCCGCCGCCAGTTTGGCGCATACCTCTGCAAATTTCTCGTCTGAGATGTCGGTGAGATTTTCGCCGTCAATGTTTCTTGACTCAATATTTGACCAGCCCAGGGCCTGGGTGGCCTTGATTTGAAGATCAATTGAGGCTCCGGACTCGTCGGCAAAACCAGAATAATACATATTTTGCTCCTTTTATAAGTAGCCCCCGCCCTCTCTCCCAATGGGAGAGGGGAGTCGCGCCAGCGACGGGGTGAGGGCCTTTCGTCGCCGGTGATGAAGCCGGGGGATCGTGATAACTCCTTTTAAACGCCTGGCGCATCTCAACCAAGCAACGGCCTCACCCACTGCACAAACGCCGGAAAAACAACTTCCGGTTCCGGCAAATCAGGATGCCAGCGTTTTTCGTGCTCAAACAGCAACCAACCCTCATAGCCATTTTGCTTGAGCAAATTAATGGCTTCGGCCAGAGGCAGTTGGCCCTGGCCCGGCAAAACGTAACGCCAGCCGTCTGGCATTGCCTGCGCGTGGTTGGGCTGGTACACGGCATCCTTAACGTGAACGTACCCTATCCGCGGGCCAATGGCGGCATAAGTTTCCGCCGGTAACTCGCCGCCCACGCGGGCCGTATGGCCCATATCCCACAATGCGCCAAAGGCCGGGTTGTAAATACTGTCTAGTAATAAGCGGCAATCCTGCGACCGGATCCAATTGTCGTGGGTTTCAAAGAGCCAGTGTAAATCCTGGGCGCCGGCCAGGGCCAGGATTTGGGCTATACAATCCCGGCCAATCCGGGCCAACTCTGGCCGTTCCATTTTATTTAAATCGCCGCCGCCAAATATCCTGATATTTTTAGCGCCCAAATTGTGCGCCACAGGGATGGTCCGCTTGGCTTCCTCAATATTGTCCGGCAATTTTCCCGGGTCGCAAACCTGGATGCTGGAACTAATCCCGCTAACCTCCAAACCGGCGTCGGTAAGTTTTTGTTTGGTGTTTACAACGCCCGTGGTAAACTCCGGCAGTTTGGTCACGTCAATTTCGGCCAACAGGCCGCGGAAGTCAACCCCGTCAAAACCATATTCCCGCCCTTTGGCGCAAATTGTGTCTAAATCCCACTGGGGACAGCCCAGAGTCATCATACTGATTTTCATTTTCTGCTCCTTTTAATGGAACGATCTGCTCATATCGGCATTGGTGGTTTCTATTGTTGGCGCAGTTTTTTGGAATTTGGAGCGCCGGATGAGGGCCTGCAATTTTTCTTCGTAAGCGTCCTCATCAAAGGGGATGTCCACCGTTTTCTTTAGAAAAGAAGAAAGCATGATGGCATTACCCAACATTACTGAATTGAGGCCCTCCGCGGCGGGAGCAATCAACGTCTCGCCGTGCAAAATGGCGTTGGCAAAATTTTCAATGATGAGGCTATGTCCCGGCTGGCCGTGGTGTTTAAAGGGCACGTCCATTACCCAATTTTCAACCTTGTCAAAGCTGCCTGTGGCTTCCCGAATAAATTTGAACGTGGATTGGCGATTGCGGTAAAACGTAAGTTTGCCGTTTTCAAAGATCAGTTTTCCGTTCTCGCCCACCAGCTCCAACCGATTTGTGCCCGGGGATTCGGCGGTGGTGGTGATAAAGTGGCCGACCGGCCCATGATCATACTCAAAATAGGCGGTCACTTCATCTTCCACCTCAATGTGATGATATTTGCCAATGGCGGCAAAGCCGGTGACGCGCCGGGGCATGCCCACAAACCACTGGTAGAGATCAAGATTATGCGGGCATTGATTGAGCAGCACCCCGCCGCCTTCCCCGGCCCAGGTAGCCCGCCAGCCGCCGCTATCGTAATAAACTTGCGGCCTGAACCAATCGGTGATGATCCAGGTGGCCCGCACCAACTGGCCCAACTCGCCGCTGTCAATCAAGTCTTTGATTTTCAGGTAATGGCCATAGGTGCGTTGCATAAACATAGCCGAAAAGACCAGGCCGGGATATTTTTCTTTGGCCAACTCGTAGGCGGCAATCATTTTACGGGCATCTTTAGCATGCGCGGCAATTGGCTTTTCTACCAACACGTGCGTTCCCTGAGTCAAAGCGGCAATGCTGATGGGGGTGTGGTCATAATGAGGCGTGGCAATCAGGATGGCGTCCAAATCCGCGCCGGTCCGCAAATCCCGGTAATCGTAATAAGCTTTCACCCCATATTGAGCCGCCGCCATGTCGGCTCTAGCCCGGTCAATATCGCAAACAGCGACCAACTCGGTGTTAGGCAAATCATTAACGTCCCTGGCGTGCGGGCAACCCATATTGCCCATGCCAATAACGGCTATTTTAACTTTTTCACGCATCAAATCGTCTCCTTGGCCAAATTCCATGGGCGGCCTTGCGTCCGTTCCTTCGCCTGCGCTCAAAACAAGGCGTAGAGTCGGTTGATGATGAGGATAGTAACCCAGATTGGGCCGCAAGGCAAAATGAACCCGCCGGGTTACAGTAAAAATCCGGCTTCAGGAAGTGATTATTGAGGCATAATTTTGACATTCAAGGCAGGAGCGGTATGGTAATAGGGTAGGCTAGAATTGAGGAGTTTAAACAATGAACAAAATCTACTTGGTCCAAAGAGGCTGGTGGGCCATGATCCTGTTGATTATTTTTCTAACCCTCCCCGGCTTAGGCCAGGCGCAAAATGGGGGGCAGGTCTACATTATTCAACTCAACGATACCCTGTGGAAATTGGCCGAGAAGTATTTGGGGGACGGCAACGCTTATCCGCTGATTATTGAGGCCACGGCAAGCCGGGCGGCCGCCGATCCTTCTTTCACCCCCATTGAGAATCCCGACCTGCTCCATCCCGGCCAAAAAGTCTGGATACCGGATGTTTCAACGACTATAACCACACTGAACGCCTCTACTCCCTCTTCACCTGCTCCGTCTAAAACCGGCGCGCCTACGGGACATATTGCTTTTAGCTTTTGGAACAACAGCCCTACCCGCTGCACCTACGAGGTGAATATTGTCAGCGTAGCCGACTGCCTGCAAAGCCCAACGCAATGCCAGGCCATCCGCCGGATTATGTCCCTCAACAACATCAGCGAACCGGCCCTCTCACCGGACGGTTTACGCCTGGCTTTTAGAGGGTGGGGAGAACCGGCCGACCCGGACAGCCCCTATCTTCACTGCGCCCCGGCCCATCCCGTCCGCTCTTTAGGTGTGACCACGCTTGACGGCACAGAGTTTATGGGCCTGGGCGGTTTTTGGGAAGACGCCCATCCCGATTGGTCACCGGACGGAGAGCGGCTTCTTTTTGACAGCGGACGCAACGGCGACGGCGTCACCCGCCTTTTTCTGATCAACGCCGACGGCAGCAACGAGGAAGAACTGCGGATTGCCGGCCAGCAGCCCGCCTGGGCGCCCGATAACGAGCGGTTTGTTTACCGGGGCTGCGACCTGACCGGCAATCGTTGCGGGTTATGGCTGGCCCTGGCCTGGTCGGTAAAATCATGGGACACCGGGAACAATATGCTTGGCCCTCTGCTTGAGGAGGCCGAAGCGGCCCATCCCGACTGGTCGCCGGTGGCCGCTGAGATTGTTTACCAGAGTCCGGCCAATGGGAATTGGGACCTTTACCTGATTAATCCCGCCGGCACGGGGCGGCGGCAATTGACCCACGATCCTGGGGTGGAGGGCCTGCCAAGCTGGTCGCCTGACGGCGAGTGGATTGCCTACGTAGCTTATGATGGGGTGAACTGGAGCTTGAGAATTGTCAACCGCGAGGGCACGGATGACCGCCTTGTTTTTACTTACGACGGCGGTTTTTACGCCTTGCCCAAAGCCGCTGAACCCTACGGCGTGCGGAATTGGTTGGACGAGCAGATTTCGTGGTCAAGATGAAAAAATGACGATAGATGCGATAGGACAACTTTCCAAAACAAATTCAGGTGCGCCGCCCGGTTTTTGGCTAGAGTTCCTTAACCGCCCGCTCAATCCGCGCCAACGCCCGCTGAATATTCTCAATTGAATTGGCATAACTGAAACGCAGGTAGCCCTGGCCGTAGCTGCCAAAACAGTCTCCATCCAGAACAGCCACCCCGGCCGTTTCCAAAAGATAGTTGGCCAGGGGTTTAGAGGGCATCCCCACGCCCTGGACGTTGGGGAAAGCGTAAAAAGCCCCGGCCGGTTCAGGGCAACGAAAACCGGGGATTTGGTTTAGGCCGTCAACAATCACCTGACGCCGTTGTTGAAAGGCGGCGACCATTTTGGTTACATTGTTTTGAGGGCCTTGCAAGGCGGCCATACCGGCGTATTGGGTAAAAGCAGCGGTGCATGAATTGGAGTTGACCATCAATTTAGTGATCTGCTCGGCCAATTCTATTGGCATCACGCCATACCCCAACCGCCAGCCGGTCATGGCGTAAGTTTTAGAAAAACCATCCAGCAGAATGGTACGAGCTTGCATCTGGGGCATAGAAATGAGGCTAAAGTGTTGGCCGGTGTAGAGAATTTGGTTATAGACCTCGTCGCTGAGGACCATGATGTCGCGCTCGCAGGCAACTTCGGCAATAACGTCTAAATCTTGTTGGATGAGAACGCCGCCGGTGGGGTTTTGGGGCGAGTTGATGATAATGAGCCGGGTCCGGTCGGTAATCAGGCTGCAAAACTCATCCGCATCAAAACGAAAATCCTTTTCCTCACGCAAGGGCAAAGCCACCGGCCTGGCTCCCACAAAATTTATCATTGATTCGTAGATGGGAAAACCCGGATTGGGATAAATCGCCTCGTCGCCAGGCCCCAGCAGGGCCAGGATGGCAAAAAACATGATCGGTTTGGCTCCCGGCGTAACCACCACCTGCGCGGGTTGGACCTTAACGTGGCGGCTGCGACTGACATAGTCGGCGATGGCCTCACGCAGAGCGGGAATTCCGGCGGCGGGGGTATAGTGAGTTTGACCCTGATGCAGAGCCTGCACCGCGGCCTCAATAATGTGGGGGGACGTGTCAAAATCCGGCTCCCCGATTTCCAGGTGGATGATGTCTTGCCCTTGAGCCTCCAGGGCTTTGGCCCGGGCCAGCACCTCAAAGGCTGTTTCCGAACCGAGCCGGTTCATTCGT
This portion of the Anaerolineae bacterium genome encodes:
- a CDS encoding pyridoxal phosphate-dependent aminotransferase, with the protein product MQLAQRMNRLGSETAFEVLARAKALEAQGQDIIHLEIGEPDFDTSPHIIEAAVQALHQGQTHYTPAAGIPALREAIADYVSRSRHVKVQPAQVVVTPGAKPIMFFAILALLGPGDEAIYPNPGFPIYESMINFVGARPVALPLREEKDFRFDADEFCSLITDRTRLIIINSPQNPTGGVLIQQDLDVIAEVACERDIMVLSDEVYNQILYTGQHFSLISMPQMQARTILLDGFSKTYAMTGWRLGYGVMPIELAEQITKLMVNSNSCTAAFTQYAGMAALQGPQNNVTKMVAAFQQRRQVIVDGLNQIPGFRCPEPAGAFYAFPNVQGVGMPSKPLANYLLETAGVAVLDGDCFGSYGQGYLRFSYANSIENIQRALARIERAVKEL
- a CDS encoding sugar phosphate isomerase/epimerase — encoded protein: MKISMMTLGCPQWDLDTICAKGREYGFDGVDFRGLLAEIDVTKLPEFTTGVVNTKQKLTDAGLEVSGISSSIQVCDPGKLPDNIEEAKRTIPVAHNLGAKNIRIFGGGDLNKMERPELARIGRDCIAQILALAGAQDLHWLFETHDNWIRSQDCRLLLDSIYNPAFGALWDMGHTARVGGELPAETYAAIGPRIGYVHVKDAVYQPNHAQAMPDGWRYVLPGQGQLPLAEAINLLKQNGYEGWLLFEHEKRWHPDLPEPEVVFPAFVQWVRPLLG
- a CDS encoding PD40 domain-containing protein, translating into MNKIYLVQRGWWAMILLIIFLTLPGLGQAQNGGQVYIIQLNDTLWKLAEKYLGDGNAYPLIIEATASRAAADPSFTPIENPDLLHPGQKVWIPDVSTTITTLNASTPSSPAPSKTGAPTGHIAFSFWNNSPTRCTYEVNIVSVADCLQSPTQCQAIRRIMSLNNISEPALSPDGLRLAFRGWGEPADPDSPYLHCAPAHPVRSLGVTTLDGTEFMGLGGFWEDAHPDWSPDGERLLFDSGRNGDGVTRLFLINADGSNEEELRIAGQQPAWAPDNERFVYRGCDLTGNRCGLWLALAWSVKSWDTGNNMLGPLLEEAEAAHPDWSPVAAEIVYQSPANGNWDLYLINPAGTGRRQLTHDPGVEGLPSWSPDGEWIAYVAYDGVNWSLRIVNREGTDDRLVFTYDGGFYALPKAAEPYGVRNWLDEQISWSR
- a CDS encoding sugar phosphate isomerase/epimerase: MYYSGFADESGASIDLQIKATQALGWSNIESRNIDGENLTDISDEKFAEVCAKLAAAKVNINCFGSAIANWSKDPRCEEDFQYSVTALKRAIPRMCQLGTKMLRGMSFAVTRDEEPDSPALEKIIFEKVKYLVKLCEEAGVIYVHENCMNYGGLSHEHTLKLLDNVNSPNFKLVFDTGNPVFTYRRIGSKPYRKQSSWEFYTNVKEFVHYVHIKDARYIGETDGIFPAAEHTFPGEGDGDVERIVKDLLKRGYDGGFSIEPHLAVVYHNDAVQSEDEVKYGNYLEYGRRFMKLVEKVRAKLAQEG
- a CDS encoding Gfo/Idh/MocA family oxidoreductase; the protein is MREKVKIAVIGMGNMGCPHARDVNDLPNTELVAVCDIDRARADMAAAQYGVKAYYDYRDLRTGADLDAILIATPHYDHTPISIAALTQGTHVLVEKPIAAHAKDARKMIAAYELAKEKYPGLVFSAMFMQRTYGHYLKIKDLIDSGELGQLVRATWIITDWFRPQVYYDSGGWRATWAGEGGGVLLNQCPHNLDLYQWFVGMPRRVTGFAAIGKYHHIEVEDEVTAYFEYDHGPVGHFITTTAESPGTNRLELVGENGKLIFENGKLTFYRNRQSTFKFIREATGSFDKVENWVMDVPFKHHGQPGHSLIIENFANAILHGETLIAPAAEGLNSVMLGNAIMLSSFLKKTVDIPFDEDAYEEKLQALIRRSKFQKTAPTIETTNADMSRSFH